One window of Helicobacter winghamensis ATCC BAA-430 genomic DNA carries:
- the thyX gene encoding FAD-dependent thymidylate synthase → MQIELLSYTELNICSHAIRTCWQSFEKGDNGGEKDKELIDRVGNKFKHASTLEHLHYTFYIQGISRACLQELARHRMASLSVKSSRYTLKELKEMESFLPLCSENYKRAEQFLVFTENQAVNEASIYALENLRKLLVTNISNDLAKFAMPESYKTELTWSINARSLQNFLALRLSKAALWEIRELALNVFNALPKEHQFIFDGILKEEDA, encoded by the coding sequence ATGCAAATAGAATTATTATCTTATACAGAATTAAACATTTGCTCTCACGCAATAAGGACTTGTTGGCAGAGTTTTGAAAAGGGCGATAATGGCGGAGAGAAGGATAAGGAACTTATTGATAGAGTGGGAAATAAATTTAAACACGCTTCCACGCTTGAACATTTACATTATACTTTTTATATCCAAGGGATTAGTAGGGCTTGTTTGCAAGAGTTAGCAAGGCATAGAATGGCATCTTTAAGCGTGAAATCTAGTCGCTATACTCTTAAAGAACTTAAAGAGATGGAATCTTTTTTGCCACTTTGTAGTGAAAATTATAAAAGAGCGGAGCAATTTTTAGTTTTTACAGAAAATCAAGCAGTTAATGAAGCATCTATTTACGCACTAGAAAATTTAAGAAAATTGCTTGTTACAAATATTAGTAATGATTTAGCAAAATTTGCAATGCCAGAATCTTATAAAACAGAGCTTACTTGGAGTATTAATGCAAGAAGTTTGCAAAATTTTTTAGCATTGCGTCTTTCAAAGGCTGCTTTATGGGAGATTAGAGAGTTAGCGTTAAATGTTTTTAATGCGCTTCCTAAGGAGCATCAATTTATTTTTGATGGGATTTTAAAAGAAGAAGATGCTTGA
- the ruvC gene encoding crossover junction endodeoxyribonuclease RuvC, protein MNILGIDPGSRNCGYAIIKLENGAISLIEAGLIKIKERILQDQIVEFVEGIDLVLKQHKIDSVAIEDMFYAYNPKTVIKLAQFRGALSLKILQELGNFAEYTPLQVKKALTGNGKAAKEQVAFMVKRLLGIKGEIKPLDITDAIAIAITHVQRLKLQKGQQCK, encoded by the coding sequence TTTAGGAATTGACCCGGGGAGTAGGAATTGTGGCTATGCGATTATAAAGCTAGAAAATGGTGCAATTTCCTTAATTGAAGCGGGATTAATTAAGATTAAAGAGAGAATTTTACAAGATCAGATTGTAGAATTTGTAGAAGGAATTGATTTAGTGTTAAAACAGCATAAAATTGATAGTGTTGCGATTGAAGATATGTTTTATGCGTATAATCCTAAAACTGTGATTAAGCTTGCACAATTTAGGGGGGCTTTAAGTCTTAAAATTTTACAAGAATTAGGAAATTTTGCAGAATACACACCTTTACAAGTTAAAAAAGCACTCACAGGTAATGGAAAAGCGGCAAAAGAACAGGTTGCTTTTATGGTAAAAAGACTTTTAGGGATTAAGGGGGAGATTAAACCTTTAGATATTACCGATGCTATTGCTATTGCTATTACGCATGTGCAACGACTAAAACTTCAAAAAGGACAACAATGCAAATAG